The Vitis riparia cultivar Riparia Gloire de Montpellier isolate 1030 chromosome 10, EGFV_Vit.rip_1.0, whole genome shotgun sequence genome includes a region encoding these proteins:
- the LOC117923971 gene encoding homeobox-leucine zipper protein HOX32-like — translation MALSMHKESKQQMDSSKYVRYTPEQVEALERVYSECPKPSSMRRQQLIRECPILSNIEPKQIKVWFQNRRCREKQRKEASRLQTVNRKLTAMNKLLMEENDRLQKQVSQLVYENGYMRQQLQSASTATTDTSCESVVMSGQHQQQQNPTPQHPQRDASNPAGLLAIAEETLAEFLSKATGTAVDWVQMIGMKPGPDSIGIVAVSRNCSGVAARACGLVSLEPTKVAEILKDRPSWFRDCRCLDVLSVIPTGNGGTIELIYMQTYAPTTLASARDFWTLRYTTSLEDGSLVICERSLTSSTGGPTGPPASSYIRAEMLPSGYLIRPCEGGGSIIHIVDHVDLDAWSVPEVLRPLYESSKILAQKTTVAALRHIRQIAQETSGEIQYGGGRQPAVLRTFSQRLCRGFNDAVNGFADDGWSLMGSDGVEDVTIVINSSPSKFLGPQYNSTMFPTFGGGVLCAKASMLLQNVPPALLVRFLREHRSEWADYGVDAYSAACLKASPYEVPCARPGGFPSSQVILPLAHTVEHEEFLEVVRLEGHAFSPEDVALTRDMYLLQLCSGVDENAAGACAQLVFAPIDESFADDAPLLPSGFRVIPLDPKTDGPAATRTLDLASTLEVGAGGARPANESDLNNYNLRSVLTIAFQFTFENHVRDNVAAMARQYVRSVMASVQRVAMAIAPSRLSSHMGLKPLPGSPEALTLARWICRSYRIHTGGELLRADSQGGDAVLKLLWNHSDAIMCCSLKTNASPVFTFANQAGLDMLETTLVALQDIMLDKILDEAGRKILCSEFSKIMQQGFAYLPAGICTSSMGRPVSYEQAIAWKVLNDEDSNHCLAFMFINWSFV, via the exons ATGGCGCTTTCTATGCACAAAGAGTCTAAGCAGCAGATGGATTCCAGCAAGTATGTAAGGTATACGCCCGAGCAGGTTGAAGCTTTAGAGAGGGTGTATAGTGAATGCCCAAAGCCAAGCTCCATGAGAAGGCAGCAGCTCATAAGAGAGTGTCCCATACTCTCTAATATCGAGCCCAAACAGATCAAAGTCTGGTTTCAAAATCGCAG GTGCCGTGAAAAGCAAAGGAAGGAAGCTTCTCGTCTCCAGACTGTGAATCGGAAGTTGACTGCAATGAACAAGCTGTTGATGGAAGAGAATGACCGGTTACAGAAGCAGGTCTCGCAGTTGGTTTATGAAAATGGATACATGAGACAGCAGCTGCAGAGT GCATCTACAGCGACCACAGACACTAGCTGCGAGTCTGTGGTCATGAGCGGTCAGCACCAACAACAGCAAAACCCAACACCTCAGCATCCTCAAAGGGATGCAAGCAACCCAGCTGG TCTACTCGCAATAGCTGAGGAGACCCTGGCAGAGTTCCTGTCCAAGGCTACTGGAACTGCTGTCGACTGGGTCCAGATGATTGGGATGAAG CCTGGTCCGGATTCTATTGGAATCGTTGCTGTTTCCCGCAACTGTAGTGGGGTAGCAGCACGAGCCTGTGGCCTCGTGAGTCTAGAACCCACGAAG GTTGCGGAAATCCTCAAAGATCGTCCATCTTGGTTTCGTGACTGCCGATGCCTCGATGTATTGAGTGTAATCCCTACAGGAAATGGGGGGACAATAGAACTCATATACATGCAG ACATATGCTCCTACAACATTGGCATCAGCACGTGATTTTTGGACATTGAGATATACTACAAGCTTGGAAGATGGCAGTCTAGTG ATTTGTGAGAGGTCATTGACATCTTCTACTGGTGGCCCTACTGGACCCCCTGCATCAAGTTATATAAGAGCGGAAATGCTTCCTAGTGGCTATCTAATCCGACCTTGTGAGGGTGGTGGCTCCATTATTCACATTGTTGATCATGTTGATTTGGAT GCATGGAGTGTTCCTGAAGTTCTTAGGCCGCTATATGAATCATCTAAAATTCTCGCTCAGAAAACGACTGTTGCT GCATTACGGCACATACGACAAATTGCACAAGAAACCAGTGGAGAAATTCAGTATGGTGGGGGCCGCCAACCTGCTGTTTTAAGGACGTTTAGCCAGAGATTGTGCAG GGGGTTCAATGATGCTGTTAATGGGTTTGCGGATGATGGTTGGTCGCTCATGGGTAGTGATGGGGTGGAGGACGTAACCATTGTGATTAACTCATCTCCAAGCAAATTCCTCGGGCCCCAGTATAACTCGACAATGTTTCCAACTTTCGGAGGTGGCGTGCTGTGTGCCAAAGCATCAATGCTGCTACAG AATGTTCCCCCTGCTTTACTTGTTCGATTCCTGAGAGAACACCGTTCTGAGTGGGCTGACTATGGTGTTGATGCTTATTCTGCTGCATGTCTTAAAGCTAGTCCTTATGAAGTTCCCTGTGCAAGACCTGGAGGCTTCCCCAGTAGCCAGGTCATTTTACCTCTCGCCCATACAGTGGAGCATGAGGAG TTCTTGGAGGTGGTTCGTCTAGAAGGACATGCATTCTCGCCTGAGGATGTGGCTTTGACACGGGACATGTACTTACTACAG CTATGCAGTGGGGTTGATGAGAATGCAGCTGGTGCCTGTGCTCAGCTGGTTTTTGCACCTATTGATGAATCATTTGCTGATGATGCTCCTTTGCTGCCATCTGGCTTCCGCGTCATACCATTGGATCCTAAAACG GATGGACCTGCTGCTACTAGGACATTGGATTTGGCCTCTACACTTGAAGTGGGAGCCGGTGGGGCACGCCCAGCCAATGAGTCTGATTTGAACAATTATAACCTCAGATCTGTTCTGACTATTGCATTCCAATTTACTTTTGAGAACCATGTTCGAGACAATGTGGCTGCTATGGCTCGCCAATATGTACGTAGTGTTATGGCCTCTGTTCAGAGGGTTGCCATGGCTATTGCCCCTTCCCGGCTCAGCTCCCATATGGGCCTAAAACCACTTCCTGGTTCTCCTGAGGCTCTTACTTTGGCACGGTGGATTTGTCGTAGCTACAG GATTCACACTGGGGGGGAGCTCCTTCGGGCTGACTCCCAAGGTGGTGATGCTGTCTTGAAGCTACTTTGGAATCATTCTGATGCAATCATGTGCTGCTCCCTGAAAACAAAT GCATCTCCAGTTTTCACATTTGCTAACCAGGCTGGGCTTGATATGCTTGAAACTACTCTGGTGGCCCTTCAAGATATAATGCTAGACAAGATTCTTGATGAAGCTGGGAGGAAGATTCTCTGCTCAGAGTTCTCTAAGATCATGCAACAG GGCTTTGCGTATCTGCCAGCAGGGATATGCACATCCAGCATGGGCAGGCCTGTGTCTTATGAGCAGGCCATTGCATGGAAAGTCCTGAACGATGAGGACTCCAATCACTGCCTGGCTTTCATGTTTATAAACTGGTCCTTTGTGTGA
- the LOC117923951 gene encoding nuclear transcription factor Y subunit A-7-like, which translates to MTSSVHDLSDNSEADEPQKHSELQVQSSSPAAGASHPGSAAANIPYATPPQLGAGHAMAQAAYPYPDPYYRSIFAPYDAQPYPAQHYSGQPMVHLQLMGIQQAGVPLPSDAVEEPVFVNAKQYHGILRRRQSRAKAESENKVVKSRKPYLHESRHLHALRRARGCGGRFLNSKKNESEQNEVASGDKSQSNINLNSDKNELASSDSTS; encoded by the exons ATAATAGTGAAGCTGACGAGCCGCAAAAACACTCAGAACTTCAAGTTCAGTCTTCATCTCCTGCAGCTGGAGCGTCCCATCCTGGCAGTGCAGCTGCAAACATTCCATATGCAACACCTCCACAACTTGGGGCAGGACATGCTATG GCACAAGCAGCCTACCCATATCCAGATCCTTACTATAGAAGTATCTTTGCTCCCTATGATGCACAGCCCTATCCTGCACAACATTACAGCGGACAACCTATG GTCCACCTTCAGTTGATGGGAATTCAGCAAGCTGGAGTTCCTTTGCCATCAGATGCAGTTGAGGAGCCTGTGTTTGTTAATGCAAAACAATATCATGGCATTTTACGGCGGCGACAATCTCGTGCAAAAGCTGAATCAGAAAATAAAGTTGTTAAATCTCGGAAG CCATACTTGCATGAATCTCGACATTTGCATGCATTGAGAAGAGCTAGGGGATGTGGGGGCCGGTTCCtgaattcaaagaaaaatgaaagcgAACAGAACGAAGTGGCATCAGGTGACAAATCACAGTCCAATATCAATCTCAACTCTGATAAAAATGAACTTGCCTCCTCTGATAGCACATCTTGA